Within the Coturnix japonica isolate 7356 linkage group LGE22C19W28_E50C23, Coturnix japonica 2.1, whole genome shotgun sequence genome, the region TGCCCCATATGGGAGATGCTGGCTACAGCCCCGGGGTTTATTCATTAGATCAGTGCTGTTAACATGGCAACCCCTTCTGCTTTAATAACAGTCATGTTCCATGGGATCGGGATCTCCATCAAACCAAAGAGGCAAaaacccccaccccaaaccccccccaaaatcccaacCCAGATCCCACCCCCTCCATCATGATCCCACCCAGATCCCAACCCCTCCATCATGATCCCACCCAGATCACAACCCCTCCATCAGGATCCCACCCATCACCATGGGGCCGACAGCACCAAACCAACAGCACAAGGGTGGGGGgcaaccccaaaacccccatcAGACAAGAGGTCAacatagggacccccacccaatTCAGCgcccctttttcccctttttcctcttcttttccccttctgcctCCTCAGCCGCTCGCTTATCCTCCTTCAGCTCCTTGTACCTCCATTTGGGTGGCTGTAGCAGCCCCTTGTCTCGGACACGGGgtctcctctccctcccacctGCTGGAGGAGAGCTGGCTTTGCTCAGCTTGATCCTGGGCACTCGCTCCCCGGGGAAGATGCAGTTGGCACGAAGGAGCCGGGGGAGGAAGCCCAGGAGACGGTGACGGTGTGGTGCCATCTCCGGTACCGCTCGGTCCAACGCAACTTGGCCATTGCCAACATGTTGGCCATACCCTTCCAGTTGGCCATGACCTTCCAGTTGGCCATGACCTTCCAGTTGGCCTTGCCTTTCCAGTTGGCCTTGCCTTTCCAGTTGGCCTTGCCTTTCCAGTTGGCCATGACCCATCAGTTGGCCATTGCATGATGCTGTCCCAGTGCCCGGCCCTTGGAGGATCTCCGCCACCGAGAGCCTCCTCTTGCCCACTTCGGGTGGGCTATCGGGGCAGATGGTTCTACAAGCAGTGCTCACAAAGGGGCTGGCTAAGGAGGTGGTCATCCTCACCATGTGGTCCAACACGCCGTCCTCCTCTGGATCGCGGGGGATGCGGAAGGTGAAGATGGAACGGATCTTCTCCGACAGCCGTTGGCTGAAGGATTTGGGGCTCAGGGCTTTGGCCACCAGCCCGGCCAACGCCGGCCACTCGGGGAGGTAATGGGTGCCAAACTGCTCAGCTCGTGGGCGCCGGAGGAGGGTCCGGATGCGGACGGTGGTCTCGAAGCGGCCGGTGAAGGCGGCCCAATCTCTGGCTGTCTTCCCTTTGACGGGGTCCACAGCGTGCAGGTCGGCTCCTGGGGGGAGGAGGATGTGAGAAACGTCACCGTGGTGTCACCAAAGCATCAGTGCAGCAACAGCACGAGGATCCCACCCATCCCTCAAACCACCATGGAGCtcatgggatggttgggttggaagggaccttaaagatcccAGAACaatgggatggttgggttggaaaggtcctaAAAGATCCcagaaccatgggatggttgggttggaaaggtcctaaaagatcacagaaccatgggatggttgggttggaaaggtcctaaaagatcacagaaacatgggatggttgggttggaaaggtccttaaagatcatggaaccatgggatggttgggttggaaaggtcctcaAAGATCATGGAACCATGAGATAGTTAtgttggaaaggtccttaaaggcCACAGAACAATGGGATGGTTGGGTTAGAAAGGTCCTAAAAGATTCcagaaccatgggatggttgggttggaagggaccttaatgatcatggaaccatgggatggttgtGTTTGGTGGGGGGAAGAGTCCTTAAAGAGCtgttgaatcatagaatgggttgggttggaagggacctaaagaagacagaaccatgggatggttgggttggaaaggtcctaAAAGATCCCAGAAACATGGGATGGTTGAAAAGGTCTTTAAAGACCACAGAACCATGGGATaattgggttggaaaggtccttaaaggcCACAGAACCATGGGATaattgggttggaaaggtccttaaaggcCACAGAACNCCATGGGATaattgggttggaaaggtccttaaaggcCACAGAACCATGGGATaattgggttggaaaggtccttaaaggccacagaaccatgggatggctgatttgggttggaaaggtccttagAGATGaaagaaccatggaatcatagaacagcttggatTGGAAACATCCTTAGCACCACAAAAcgggttggaaaggtcctttCAGCCCCCCACCACATCATCCATCCCAGGGGCCCCAtccacagccctgagcaccccaaggatggggcacccacccCCTGTGTTGCCCCCCATGCCCCTCACCTGCCATCAGCAGCGCGGTGACGCAGTCGTGCCGTCCCTGCACCGCTGCCTTCATCAGCGCCGTCAGCCCGCGGGCATCGCGCCGCTCCACATCCAACGCCGGGAAGTAATTAAGGAGGTAATTAACGATGGTGATGTGCCCttagaagcagagaaaaagccttttttgtGGTTAATGAGGGATCCTTGGGGGTAGAGGGGGGTTTGTGGTGCCCACCTGCCTGCGCCGCCATCATCAGCGCCGTGTTGCCCTCGTTGTCCTGCTGGTTGACGTCCATGTaggggcagtgctgcaggaggggcaCGATGTCCACGAAGCCCTGACAGCAGGCGACCATCAGCCCGTTCTGTTTGGGGGCAGCACCGTGTTCAGGACCCCCAACCCACACCCTGAACCCAAAGATGGGGAGTTTCTGCCCCATGGATCCATCCAGCCCCAATGAATGGTGCCAGG harbors:
- the LOC107325699 gene encoding photoreceptor ankyrin repeat protein — protein: MTDEHSRAESSSSSDPELYYEEEEDEDGSEPSDSSSICSDDSIYPPSEPPCGAGGSGELSLYQCCLRNDAQLLRERLRCGVGRGEATELDVNGRNGLMVACCQGFVDIVPLLQHCPYMDVNQQDNEGNTALMMAAQAGHITIVNYLLNYFPALDVERRDARGLTALMKAAVQGRHDCVTALLMAGADLHAVDPVKGKTARDWAAFTGRFETTVRIRTLLRRPRAEQFGTHYLPEWPALAGLVAKALSPKSFSQRLSEKIRSIFTFRIPRDPEEDGVLDHMVRMTTSLASPFVSTACRTICPDSPPEVGKRRLSVAEILQGPGTGTASCNGQLMGHGQLERQGQLERQGQLERQGQLEGHGQLEGHGQLEGYGQHVGNGQVALDRAVPEMAPHRHRLLGFLPRLLRANCIFPGERVPRIKLSKASSPPAGGRERRPRVRDKGLLQPPKWRYKELKEDKRAAEEAEGEKKRKKGKKGR